Part of the Athalia rosae chromosome 2, iyAthRosa1.1, whole genome shotgun sequence genome, CACTGGAGTTGTGCCAGAACTTCTCAGAGGAATTCGATTCCATTTCCATAATCTTGTGAAAGGATTCACTGTCAAAAGTTCTGGAGTTGCTCAGCTTGGACTGGGTCACAGCTATTCTAGGGCTAAGGTCAAGTTCAACGTACATAGAGTCGATAACATGATCATCCAGAGCATCGCGCTTCTTGATCAGTTGGACAAGGACGTCAATACTTTCAGTATGCGAATTCGGTGAGTATAAGACTTTATCCTGACAAGTCTTAAACTTCATAAAGAATAAGTGAtcattgaaaatcgaattatttttcaactcaaaCTTTACCAATCTTTTACAGTGAGTGGTACAGTTATCACTTTCCAGAGCTTGTAAAAATAGTTCCCGAGAACTACATGTTCTCCAAGGTAGCACAGctgataaaaaatagaaaagaactCACTGAGGAAAAGCTTGAGGCTCTTGAAGAAATAGTGATGGACAGCGCAAAAGCGCAAGCCATAATTGATGCGTCGAAGTCCTCCATGGGAATGGACATAAGTCCGGTTGATTTATTGAACATAGAAATGTTTGCCGGCCGAGTAATTGCCTTGGCAGACTATAGAAAGCAGCTAGCAGAGTATCTGAGATCAAAAATGGCTGGTGTAGCACCAAATTTAGCTACTCTTATTGGAGATCAAGTTGGAGCTCGACTGATTGCTCATGCCGGATCGTTGACAAACTTAGCAAAGTATCCCGCGTCCACAGTGCAGATTTTGGGTGCAGAAAAAGCTCTTTTCAGAGCTTTGAAAACTAAGGGAAACACTCCAAAATATGGACTTCTTTTCCATTCGACGTTCATTGGGAGGGCAGGGACCAAAAATAAGGGAAGGATTTCCAGGTATCTGGCGAACAAATGCTCCATTGCTTCGAGAATTGACTGCTTCACGGATACTCCGACAAATATTTTTGGTGAGAAGCTACGACAACAGGTAGAAGACAGATTGAAGTTTTACGAAACCGGTGATGTACCGAAGAAGAATATCGACGTCATGAAAGAGGCCTTGGAAGAAGCGGCACTCATTGCTCCTCCTACGAATGGAGAAGAGTCacctaaaaaaaagaagaaaaaagacaagaagaggaagagtgAGGCAATGGAGAATGGAAATTCTAACGGAACATTGTCTAACAATGTAACAATTGAGGCTGAGGCTGAAGTCGACGATGCAGAAGAAgtaccgaagaaaaagaaaaaaaagaggaagtcCAAGAGTCTGGAAGAAAACGAGTGAACTGCAGCAAAACGACGATACGATGAATTCAAACCTGAACATCATTTCCATTGTATTACTACTAAATAATCTCACTTACTGTTTTCGCTATTGATAAACCGTAGAAGTTATAATTGAATAGTCAAACTAGAATATAATACCAATAGACAAGCAATTCTTGTTGAATAGCACTTCATaagaatatttttgtaatttgtaaATTATAGCACACTTGAGTTtagtattttataataatacaaatcTTGTAAATATCACTCTTGACTACAttcaataattgttattctcttctttctaCGATAGATTGTGACTACTGGTTTGACTATTCAATTATCATAACTTAATGTTTACGCATTTGTAAACCTTGCAATCATATAATGTATCGTCAAACAGCTAATAATTTCAGGACCATGAAAATATGATGACCTCATCATATCCATTTATTTgacatgaaagaaaaaaaattattctatgtatattgaatagtaaaaaatcgaagaaacgtATTGTAAAATTACGAGGGTCTTGATTCATTTAAGATATAAATCACGCCGAAACCAATAACAAACACAATGATACGACGACACGACACAGGCGAACATCCTCAATGAAGAAGACAACTGAAAGGTAAAAATATATGCGAATTTTATCACATACATCAAATTCGTCAATAGAAGTTGCACCCAGAAGAGGTAAGATCTGCGACCATGTCAGTCTCATCTACaatcgtccttttttttcatagggGAAGAAACAACAGTATTTAAAATCAATGATAAAAAAGTACAAGTATATCCAACTGATAGTAATTTTGCCAACACCTGATACCGCTTTGCGACAATTCTATAGTATTATTTTCACCAAATatcgaagaaattaaaattcgtaACAACAAATAAATGTTTATTGATTATCGGCCAACAAGATGATTTATAATTACCAGTCAATTGGTCTCCATTAGAACGAAAGTAGtcaattaatatacatacatatgtatattaaacatatgtatatttacccGGCATTCCATAAAAcccagaaattattttttgatataaatgTCGtcattgaaaaactttttgcaTTTGGTTTGTTAGATTTATTGCATGGTTGAATTTgctccaaaaattttgtattttttttcacttgctTCCTCTGACGTTTGCATGAAAGGTAGATCAGGCATTATTAATGACAGTAAGAGTTTAAAAACATCCAATATATTAATACCAGCACCAATGAGCATTTAATATGATAAAATTAGAGTATAACaggtataaatatttgaatcatTAGTtacaatttataattatgataCAATCAGAACCCAGCCTATACAAGAGTCTAGAATTACCTCATCTGTACTTaagattttatttaattgattAAATTAACATCTGATAGCTCCGCCGCTCTAATCTGTACAAATTGAAACaaggagagaataaaaattaaaaaagcaaaaagtacTTAAATCATAATTACAGAAAATAAAGTTTCTAATATTTGCCAATGCGAAGGCATTgctgaaaactttttcaacgcTATATTTagtgtaaaattgaatttttataatgataattctaaggcctggttttttttttaagtttttttcttttaatttgacAAGTTGTATAAATTCATGTGGACATACATAGATGTGCTACCTCCATGTATCAAAGATACAGATTTGTTCTCTACTTTATACCTTTTGAATGCAGAATACTTTATATACCGTTTAAAATATTGGCATTTTTATaacaatgaatatttttttccagcattaccttcttcaattttttatctaatCTCTCAtgatgtacataggtatattatataattataagtacgtacatatatacatagattttATCCCTGATTAAACGTCTTTATAAAGTAATTtagaataatatattatacggtgtTGATCATATCATGCGTACGAATTCCAAACAGAAAATGCTACTAAGATTTTAAAAGAATTTatcgtgaaaaaaggaaatagaagaaaaaatcggcaCAATTGCCAGATAGGATTTGTGTATGCCAATGAGAAAAGCGGTGTACCAGATGTGTCTGTACAAGACACaggtaataaatatatttaaaatgtTAGTCACTCGATATTTCACTCTCCATTAAATGCAGCTCTCGATATGAATTTgtatcggaaataaaaatatgagcaAATCAGTCTCAAACAAAAAGAGCAGGCAACTTAAGTGTTATACATGCAATAAAATAGTGCTGAATGAACttaataaagataaaaaagaacccggtgaaataaacaaaatttaaaaaaatgtagagCATCTTTagtggtatgtatatatattgtgaATTCGTAAGAGTATGTGGTATATCGAAATAGATGCGCTAATTCAATAAAGTTATAAACTAAATTAGCTCCGTAACAGTGTGGTCCTTCAGTGCTTGAtgtgatgaaataataaaaaatatacatttgtTAACTATATAAAGTCGAAGAAATCTGTTAAATTATTCTACAATGGAATATATTGCCGACTTCGATTTTGCAACAGGTCAATAACTACCATTACTTGGTCAGAATCCTGGATAAAACACGAATTAATTCGATTTTGTTATGATCTGAGGTCGGCGATTGCCTGATGCAAAACCAATAAACTATTCTTAATATTTCTGTTTcctcaataaaaataaagctaCTTTCCTTAACGTtctcttttattattaattatttcttttattattgttgttgttcttattattttttttttttttttcaatattcgttGATCCATTGAAGGTTCGATCCGAAAGATATGCATTTCGTACAATTCTTGAGAAgaattattcctttttttttcgaattttcaaacgtttttTAGAAGTAAAATCTAAATACCACAATATGAACGTGAACAATTTTGTTTCTTATATGGTACAAAATTTTAGAGCTTATAGTGtctattttcatgaaaattaaatattcaatgaatgtacctaggaattaaaatttttttttccttaaataCATAACGggacaatattttcaacattctgacATCTCACAGTTTATACGGCAACGTGTTTggctattatttattcatgtatttatttttttttcaacagtttttcCTCCTCAAATGATATTTAAACAA contains:
- the LOC105689411 gene encoding nucleolar protein 56; translation: MSKLYVLFEHAAGYALFSVKEFEEVGMLLPQVEASVTDLARFNAVVNLIGFSPFKTALTALENVNSISEGVVPIDLKLFLDSSLPGKRKKIVLGVGDPKLGASIGEALEIKCDHTGVVPELLRGIRFHFHNLVKGFTVKSSGVAQLGLGHSYSRAKVKFNVHRVDNMIIQSIALLDQLDKDVNTFSMRIREWYSYHFPELVKIVPENYMFSKVAQLIKNRKELTEEKLEALEEIVMDSAKAQAIIDASKSSMGMDISPVDLLNIEMFAGRVIALADYRKQLAEYLRSKMAGVAPNLATLIGDQVGARLIAHAGSLTNLAKYPASTVQILGAEKALFRALKTKGNTPKYGLLFHSTFIGRAGTKNKGRISRYLANKCSIASRIDCFTDTPTNIFGEKLRQQVEDRLKFYETGDVPKKNIDVMKEALEEAALIAPPTNGEESPKKKKKKDKKRKSEAMENGNSNGTLSNNVTIEAEAEVDDAEEVPKKKKKKRKSKSLEENE